From the genome of Miscanthus floridulus cultivar M001 chromosome 10, ASM1932011v1, whole genome shotgun sequence, one region includes:
- the LOC136489774 gene encoding uncharacterized protein — protein MDRQLNIAQCNDREKVLYASGQLQGSALNWWESFHAAHAHPNLITWQEFSTAFRNYHVPAGLIDLKLKEFLDLKQGPMSVTEYRDQFTQLSRYAPEEVANPARKQRLFMGGLRNNIQIQLLSNVYPDFQTLVDRALVIENKLDEMGDLKRKKKERNFDRNTRSLGDKNPLEVL, from the coding sequence ATGGACAGGCAGCTTAACATAGCTCAGTGTAATGACCGGGAGAAGGTTCTCTATGCTTCCGGACAATTGCAAGGCTCTGCCTTGAATTGGTGGGAGTCATTCCATGCTGCACATGCTCACCCCAACTTGATCACCTGGCAAGAGTTTAGCACTGCCTTTAGGAACTACCACGTACCTGCCGGATTGATTGACCTCAAGCTGAAGGAGTTTCTCGATCTGAAGCAAGGCCCAATGAGTGTGACTGAGTATCGTGATCAGTTCACACAGCTGTCCCGCTATGCCCCTGAGGAAGTCGCCAATCCAGCTAGGAAGCAAAGACTCTTCATGGGAGGACTCAGGAATAACATCCAGATCCAATTGCTCTCCAATGTTTACCCAGATTTTCAGACCTTAGTAGACAGAGCTTTGGTCATTGAAAACAAGCTCGATGAGATGGGTGActtgaaaaggaagaagaaggaacgcAACTTTGACCGCAACACTCGCTCCCTAGGTGACAAGAATCCCCTAGAAGTACTATGA